From the genome of Flavobacterium ovatum, one region includes:
- a CDS encoding alginate export family protein, whose product MKLLKTISFSVLGLISASTYAQEFNADIQIRPRYEYTNGFGTLLTPTTEHTSFIGQRSRVNLNYGDSKLKVKVALQNLRTWGDRNTIPKSDVNGVAIYEGWAQYSFTDKWSTKIGRQVLSYDNQRILGGLDWANQGRSHDAALITYKDSKNQLDLGFVLNADNENKVAPSTPYNTDHKNMQYAWYHTNANKVGLSFLAMNVGRDYLKAPAEIETNYNQTLGTYITYKGKKVALDFSFYGQTGKIGTNKVSAYNASANATFALSSKVKATLGYEFLSGKDQNDLSTDVKSFNPLFGTNHAFNGFMDYFYVGNHAGSVGLQDVSLKLDFPIKKVNLSLTPHLFYAPNKVFAGPVEKDAYLGTEVDLTAAYKLYKDVVVVAGYSQMFGSSTMETLKGGIAGTTNNWAWVMVNINPQIFSSKK is encoded by the coding sequence ATGAAGCTACTTAAAACAATTTCCTTTTCAGTATTAGGATTAATTAGCGCTAGTACCTACGCACAAGAATTTAACGCCGACATTCAAATTAGACCACGTTATGAATATACAAACGGTTTTGGAACTTTATTAACTCCAACCACAGAACATACTTCTTTTATAGGGCAACGTTCTAGAGTAAACTTAAACTACGGTGATTCTAAATTAAAAGTAAAAGTGGCATTGCAAAATCTACGTACTTGGGGAGATAGAAATACGATTCCAAAAAGTGATGTAAACGGAGTTGCCATTTATGAAGGATGGGCACAATATAGTTTTACTGATAAATGGAGTACAAAAATTGGTCGTCAAGTACTATCTTATGATAACCAACGTATTTTAGGAGGTTTGGATTGGGCTAATCAAGGTCGTAGCCATGATGCTGCTTTAATCACTTACAAAGACAGTAAAAATCAATTGGATTTAGGATTTGTATTAAATGCAGATAACGAAAACAAAGTCGCTCCATCTACTCCATACAACACAGATCACAAAAACATGCAATATGCTTGGTACCATACCAATGCAAACAAAGTAGGATTGAGTTTCTTGGCAATGAACGTAGGTAGGGATTACTTAAAAGCTCCTGCTGAAATTGAAACCAATTACAATCAAACATTAGGTACATATATAACCTATAAAGGCAAAAAGGTAGCTTTAGACTTTAGTTTTTACGGACAAACAGGAAAAATTGGAACTAACAAAGTTTCTGCCTACAACGCTTCTGCCAATGCAACTTTCGCATTAAGTTCAAAAGTAAAAGCAACTCTAGGATATGAATTTTTATCAGGAAAAGATCAAAACGATTTAAGCACAGATGTAAAATCTTTCAACCCTCTTTTTGGAACCAACCACGCTTTCAATGGTTTTATGGATTACTTCTACGTTGGGAACCACGCAGGTTCTGTAGGATTGCAAGATGTATCGTTAAAATTGGATTTCCCAATCAAAAAAGTAAATCTTTCTTTGACTCCACACCTATTCTATGCTCCTAATAAAGTATTCGCTGGACCAGTTGAAAAAGACGCTTACTTAGGAACAGAGGTGGATTTAACAGCTGCATACAAACTATATAAAGATGTCGTTGTTGTAGCAGGATATTCTCAAATGTTTGGATCAAGCACGATGGAAACCCTTAAAGGTGGAATTGCAGGAACTACCAACAACTGGGCTTGGGTAATGGTAAACATCAATCCACAAATCTTTTCAAGTAAAAAATAA